From the Cervus elaphus chromosome 20, mCerEla1.1, whole genome shotgun sequence genome, one window contains:
- the EFNA3 gene encoding ephrin-A3 isoform X2: MAAAPLLLLLLLVPVPLLPLLAQGPGGALGNRHAVYWNSSNQHLRREGYTVQVNVNDYLDIYCPHYNSSGVGPGAGPGPGGGAEQYVLYMVSRDGYRTCNASQGSKRWECNRPHAPHSPIKFSEKFQRYSAFSLGYEFHAGHEYYYISTPTHNLHWKCLRMKVFVCCASKDFEGENPQVPKLEKSISGTSPKREHLPLAVGIAFFLMTLLAS; the protein is encoded by the exons ATGGCGGCGgctccgctgctgctgctgctgctgctcgtgCCCGTgccgctgctgccgctgctggcCCAGGGGCCCGGGGGGGCGCTAGGAAACCGGCATGCGGTGTACTGGAACAGCTCCAACCAGCA CCTGCGGCGAGAGGGCTACACGGTGCAGGTGAACGTGAACGATTATCTGGATATTTACTGCCCGCACTACAACAGCTCAGGGGTGGGCCccggggcggggccagggcccGGAGGCGGGGCGGAGCAGTACGTGCTGTATATGGTGAGCCGGGACGGCTACCGCACCTGCAACGCCAGCCAAGGCTCCAAGCGCTGGGAGTGCAACCGACCGCACGCCCCCCACAGCCCCATCAAGTTCTCGGAGAAGTTCCAGCGCTACAGCGCCTTCTCTCTGGGCTACGAGTTCCACGCCGGCCACGAGTACTACTACATCT CCACGCCTACCCACAACCTGCACTGGAAGTGTCTGAGGATGAAGGTGTTCGTCTGCTGCGCCTCCA AAGACTTTGAGGGAGAGAACCCCCAGGTGCCCAAGCTTGAGAAGAGCATCAGCGGTACCAGCCCCAAGCGGGAACATCTGCCCCTGGCGGTGGGCATCGCCTTCTTCCTGATGACACTCTTGGCCTCCTAg
- the EFNA4 gene encoding ephrin-A4 isoform X4: MRLQPLLQTVLWAVLLSSPLRGGCGLRLAVYWNSSNPRLLRGDAVVELGFKDYLDIICPHYESPGPPEGPETFALYVVDWAGYKACRAEGPGAFKRWECSHPFAPFGPVRFPEKIQRFTPFSLGMEFLPGETYYYILPTPGSPGQCLRLQSLSQPILLGAMERVARQGGKEGPLPVPSVSCCCCCFQFCDS; the protein is encoded by the exons ATGCGGCTGCAGCCCCTGCTGCAGACTGTCCTCTGGGCCGTGCTCCTCAGCTCCCCTCTCCGAGGGGGCTGTGGCCTCCGCCTTGCGGTCTACTGGAACTCCAGTAACCCCAG GCTGCTTCGAGGAGACGCTGTGGTGGAGCTGGGCTTCAAGGATTACCTAGACATCATCTGCCCACACTATGAGAGTCCAGGGCCCCCTGAGGGCCCCGAGACATTCGCATTATACGTAGTGGACTGGGCGGGCTACAAGGCCTGCCGGGCTGAAGGGCCGGGTGCCTTCAAGCGCTGGGAGTGCTCCCACCCCTTCGCTCCCTTTGGCCCTGTTCGATTTCCAGAGAAGATTCAGCGCTTCACACCCTTCTCCCTTGGCAtggagttcttgcctggagagaccTACTACTACATCT TGCCAACTCCGGGGAGTCCTGGCCAATGCTTGAGGCTCCAG AGCCTGAGTCAGCCCATCCTGTTGGGAGCCATGGAGAGAGTGGCACGTCAGGGTGGCAAGGAGGGGCCACTCCCAGTCCCCTCtgtctcttgctgctgctgctgtttccaaTTCTGCGACTCCTGA
- the EFNA4 gene encoding ephrin-A4 isoform X2, which yields MRLQPLLQTVLWAVLLSSPLRGGCGLRLAVYWNSSNPRLLRGDAVVELGFKDYLDIICPHYESPGPPEGPETFALYVVDWAGYKACRAEGPGAFKRWECSHPFAPFGPVRFPEKIQRFTPFSLGMEFLPGETYYYILPTPGSPGQCLRLQVSICCKEDKPESAHPVGSHGESGTSGWQGGATPSPLCLLLLLLFPILRLLRVL from the exons ATGCGGCTGCAGCCCCTGCTGCAGACTGTCCTCTGGGCCGTGCTCCTCAGCTCCCCTCTCCGAGGGGGCTGTGGCCTCCGCCTTGCGGTCTACTGGAACTCCAGTAACCCCAG GCTGCTTCGAGGAGACGCTGTGGTGGAGCTGGGCTTCAAGGATTACCTAGACATCATCTGCCCACACTATGAGAGTCCAGGGCCCCCTGAGGGCCCCGAGACATTCGCATTATACGTAGTGGACTGGGCGGGCTACAAGGCCTGCCGGGCTGAAGGGCCGGGTGCCTTCAAGCGCTGGGAGTGCTCCCACCCCTTCGCTCCCTTTGGCCCTGTTCGATTTCCAGAGAAGATTCAGCGCTTCACACCCTTCTCCCTTGGCAtggagttcttgcctggagagaccTACTACTACATCT TGCCAACTCCGGGGAGTCCTGGCCAATGCTTGAGGCTCCAGGTGTCTATCTGCTGCAAGGAGGACA AGCCTGAGTCAGCCCATCCTGTTGGGAGCCATGGAGAGAGTGGCACGTCAGGGTGGCAAGGAGGGGCCACTCCCAGTCCCCTCtgtctcttgctgctgctgctgtttccaaTTCTGCGACTCCTGAGAGTTCTCTGA
- the EFNA4 gene encoding ephrin-A4 isoform X1: MRLQPLLQTVLWAVLLSSPLRGGCGLRLAVYWNSSNPRLLRGDAVVELGFKDYLDIICPHYESPGPPEGPETFALYVVDWAGYKACRAEGPGAFKRWECSHPFAPFGPVRFPEKIQRFTPFSLGMEFLPGETYYYISVPTPGSPGQCLRLQVSICCKEDKPESAHPVGSHGESGTSGWQGGATPSPLCLLLLLLFPILRLLRVL, translated from the exons ATGCGGCTGCAGCCCCTGCTGCAGACTGTCCTCTGGGCCGTGCTCCTCAGCTCCCCTCTCCGAGGGGGCTGTGGCCTCCGCCTTGCGGTCTACTGGAACTCCAGTAACCCCAG GCTGCTTCGAGGAGACGCTGTGGTGGAGCTGGGCTTCAAGGATTACCTAGACATCATCTGCCCACACTATGAGAGTCCAGGGCCCCCTGAGGGCCCCGAGACATTCGCATTATACGTAGTGGACTGGGCGGGCTACAAGGCCTGCCGGGCTGAAGGGCCGGGTGCCTTCAAGCGCTGGGAGTGCTCCCACCCCTTCGCTCCCTTTGGCCCTGTTCGATTTCCAGAGAAGATTCAGCGCTTCACACCCTTCTCCCTTGGCAtggagttcttgcctggagagaccTACTACTACATCT CAGTGCCAACTCCGGGGAGTCCTGGCCAATGCTTGAGGCTCCAGGTGTCTATCTGCTGCAAGGAGGACA AGCCTGAGTCAGCCCATCCTGTTGGGAGCCATGGAGAGAGTGGCACGTCAGGGTGGCAAGGAGGGGCCACTCCCAGTCCCCTCtgtctcttgctgctgctgctgtttccaaTTCTGCGACTCCTGAGAGTTCTCTGA
- the EFNA3 gene encoding ephrin-A3 isoform X1: MAAAPLLLLLLLVPVPLLPLLAQGPGGALGNRHAVYWNSSNQHLRREGYTVQVNVNDYLDIYCPHYNSSGVGPGAGPGPGGGAEQYVLYMVSRDGYRTCNASQGSKRWECNRPHAPHSPIKFSEKFQRYSAFSLGYEFHAGHEYYYISTPTHNLHWKCLRMKVFVCCASTSHSGEKPVPTLPQFTMGPNVKINVLEDFEGENPQVPKLEKSISGTSPKREHLPLAVGIAFFLMTLLAS, from the exons ATGGCGGCGgctccgctgctgctgctgctgctgctcgtgCCCGTgccgctgctgccgctgctggcCCAGGGGCCCGGGGGGGCGCTAGGAAACCGGCATGCGGTGTACTGGAACAGCTCCAACCAGCA CCTGCGGCGAGAGGGCTACACGGTGCAGGTGAACGTGAACGATTATCTGGATATTTACTGCCCGCACTACAACAGCTCAGGGGTGGGCCccggggcggggccagggcccGGAGGCGGGGCGGAGCAGTACGTGCTGTATATGGTGAGCCGGGACGGCTACCGCACCTGCAACGCCAGCCAAGGCTCCAAGCGCTGGGAGTGCAACCGACCGCACGCCCCCCACAGCCCCATCAAGTTCTCGGAGAAGTTCCAGCGCTACAGCGCCTTCTCTCTGGGCTACGAGTTCCACGCCGGCCACGAGTACTACTACATCT CCACGCCTACCCACAACCTGCACTGGAAGTGTCTGAGGATGAAGGTGTTCGTCTGCTGCGCCTCCA CATCGCACTCCGGGGAGAAGCCGGTCCCCACTCTCCCCCAGTTCACCATGGGCCCCAATGTGAAGATCAACGTGCTGG AAGACTTTGAGGGAGAGAACCCCCAGGTGCCCAAGCTTGAGAAGAGCATCAGCGGTACCAGCCCCAAGCGGGAACATCTGCCCCTGGCGGTGGGCATCGCCTTCTTCCTGATGACACTCTTGGCCTCCTAg
- the EFNA4 gene encoding ephrin-A4 isoform X3, protein MRLQPLLQTVLWAVLLSSPLRGGCGLRLAVYWNSSNPRLLRGDAVVELGFKDYLDIICPHYESPGPPEGPETFALYVVDWAGYKACRAEGPGAFKRWECSHPFAPFGPVRFPEKIQRFTPFSLGMEFLPGETYYYISVPTPGSPGQCLRLQSLSQPILLGAMERVARQGGKEGPLPVPSVSCCCCCFQFCDS, encoded by the exons ATGCGGCTGCAGCCCCTGCTGCAGACTGTCCTCTGGGCCGTGCTCCTCAGCTCCCCTCTCCGAGGGGGCTGTGGCCTCCGCCTTGCGGTCTACTGGAACTCCAGTAACCCCAG GCTGCTTCGAGGAGACGCTGTGGTGGAGCTGGGCTTCAAGGATTACCTAGACATCATCTGCCCACACTATGAGAGTCCAGGGCCCCCTGAGGGCCCCGAGACATTCGCATTATACGTAGTGGACTGGGCGGGCTACAAGGCCTGCCGGGCTGAAGGGCCGGGTGCCTTCAAGCGCTGGGAGTGCTCCCACCCCTTCGCTCCCTTTGGCCCTGTTCGATTTCCAGAGAAGATTCAGCGCTTCACACCCTTCTCCCTTGGCAtggagttcttgcctggagagaccTACTACTACATCT CAGTGCCAACTCCGGGGAGTCCTGGCCAATGCTTGAGGCTCCAG AGCCTGAGTCAGCCCATCCTGTTGGGAGCCATGGAGAGAGTGGCACGTCAGGGTGGCAAGGAGGGGCCACTCCCAGTCCCCTCtgtctcttgctgctgctgctgtttccaaTTCTGCGACTCCTGA